The Malus domestica chromosome 06, GDT2T_hap1 genome has a segment encoding these proteins:
- the LOC108172916 gene encoding ABC transporter C family member 10-like, whose translation MGDGFWTLLICSSDCSTEVGNECSSGFVDNPNPDSCINNILVIAADILLLFILLCIFVCKISSKKVIPPSESQTFSPVSIIPATFNAGLALAYLGFGIWTIFEKVNAGQTVLPLHGWLVLFFQGFTWLLLAFTISINKPQPQHVVITKSCLILSFFVAIFLSGSSIWEAIVDEEVSVKIVLNIFCFPGSILLLFSAFQGNNFSEGGSETHNDVFYMPLQGADIRGEISSDDNVTPFAKAGLWSSISFWWLNTLMTKGKQKILEYDDIPQLHQDDQARTWYYIFMEQLNKQKERDSYVKPSILSIIFHCQRKAILTSGLFALIKTLTTSSSPLFLMAFIKIIEGNAAFKYEGYALTFGLFVVKILESLSERQWYFKTRLIGLQVRSLVSAAIYHKQLRLSNSAKMTHSPGEIVSYVTVDAYRIGEFPYWFHQIWTTSLQLCLSLLIVYFSVGLAIAAALVVLILSTLASSPLVKLQHEYQTKLMVAQNRRLKAITEALSNMKVLKLYSWETNFKTLIEGLRTEELKLVYQVLSQKGYNMALFWASPLFVSAVTFWTCYFLGFTLSPSNVFTFLATLRLVQEPIRLTADVFGAFIEAKVSFYRIEKFLDAQELENRHTRKESCATDVEQSILCISSEISWDTNPSKATLRNINLVVKPGEKVAICGEVASGKSTLLAAILGEVPCINGIVQVYGKIAYAAQSAWIQTGTIQENILFGSAMDNVRYQETLSKCSLVKDLEMLPFRDLTQIGERGVNLSGGQKQRIQLARALYQNADVYLLDDPFSAVDAHMATNLFNEYVMGALSGKTVLLVTHQVDLLPAFNSILLMSSGKILRAAPYKELLSSCEEFQDLVRAHHDTAGCERQVENASNRQYKSSTVEIEEVKTEVQQKESLGDQLIKKEEIETGDTGFKPYIQYLKQRKGFLYFSSSIFFHLIFIVGQLIQSYWLASKLQDYSVSRVKLFVVYTMIMFIMSFGVLLRFFCLVELGCGASTSIFDTLLNSLFRAPMLFYDSTPVGRILSRVSNDMNIVDLEVAFKLGISVGSTLMTYSIYTVLVLITWPIVFLIIPTIYVTLLLQKYHFASAKELMRMNGTTKSALASHLAESIAGSLTIRAFGEEDRFFSKNLEFIDANASADFNRFSANEWLIERLELLCVIILSASALAITLIQFDASSSGFIGMALSFGLSLNVYVVVSVQFQCMLENSMISVERVEQYMHIPSEAPEVIEENRPVHSWPTVGKVEIHDLKVRYRPNAPLVLRGINCIIEGGYKIGIVGRTGSGKTTLISVLFRLVEPTEGRVIVDDYDICKVGLHDLRSRFGIIPQDPTLFSGSVRYNLDPLSKHTDHEIWEVLEKCQLREAIQEKEEGLDSLVVQDGTNWSMGQRQLFCLGRALLKRSRILVLDEATASMDNATDSILQKTIRTGFADCTVITVAHRIPTVMDCTKVLAISDGRLVEYDEPMKLMKNEGSLFGQLVKEYWSRVANAAIHSDD comes from the exons ATGGGGGATGGTTTCTGGACCTTATTGATCTGCAGTTCTGACTGTTCAACTGAAGTTGGAAATGAATGCAGCTCTGGCTTTGTAGACAATCCGAATCCAGATTCATGTATCAACAATATTTTGGTCATTGCAGCTGATATTTTGCTTCTATTCATCTTGTTATGCATATTCGTATGCAAAATATCATCAAAGAAGGTTATACCACCATCTGAGTCTCAAACCTTCTCTCCAGTGTCAATAATCCCAGCGACCTTTAATGCTGGTTTGGCTTTGGCCTACTTGGGTTTTGGGATATGGACAATCTTCGAGAAAGTAAATGCAGGCCAGACTGTTTTACCTCTGCATGGATGGCTGGTATTATTTTTTCAAGGGTTCACATGGTTGCTTCTGGCTTTCACCATAAGCATTAACAAGCCACAACCGCAACATGTTGTGATAACGAAATCTTGTTTAATACTTTCCTTCTTTGTTGCCATTTTTCTTTCCGGTTCATCAATTTGGGAAGCTATTGTTGATGAGGAAGTGTCCGTTAAGATTgttttaaacattttttgttttcctgGATCAATTCTTTTACTATTTAGTGCATTTCAGGGAAACAATTTTTCCGAAGGTGGGTCAGAAACCCACAATGACGTCTTTTACATGCCTCTGCAAGGTGCAGATATAAGAGGTGAAATCAGTTCAGATGACAATGTAACACCTTTCGCAAAAGCAGGGTTATGGAGCTCAATATCATTTTGGTGGTTGAATACTTTAATGACGAAAGGTAAGCAAAAAATTCTCGAGTATGATGATATTCCGCAGCTGCATCAAGATGATCAAGCAAGAACGTGGTACTACATATTTATGGAGCAACTGAACAAACAGAAGGAAAGAGACTCATATGTTAAACCTTCTATCTTGTCCATAATTTTTCATTGCCAGAGGAAAGCTATTCTGACTTCGGGATTATTTGCACTGATCAAGACTCTCACCACATCAAGCAGTCCACTCTTTCTCATGGCGTTCATTAAGATTATTGAAGGCAATGCAGCTTTTAAATATGAAGGTTATGCCCTGACTTTTGGCCTCTTTGTTGTGAAAATCTTGGAGTCACTGTCGGAGAGGCAATGGTATTTTAAAACTAGACTGATCGGGCTTCAAGTGAGATCGTTGGTGTCAGCAGCAATATATCACAAGCAACTTCGACTCTCGAATTCTGCCAAGATGACTCATTCTCCTGGTGAGATAGTGAGTTATGTAACGGTGGATGCTTACAGAATCGGTGAGTTTCCATACTGGTTTCATCAGATATGGACCACAAGCCTTCAGCTGTGCCTTTCATTACTTATCGTTTACTTCTCTGTGGGGCTGGCAATTGCTGCAGCTCTAGTTGTACTCATATTGAGTACACTGGCAAGCTCGCCATTGGTGAAGTTGCAGCACGAGTATCAAACGAAGCTCATGGTAGCACAAAACAGGAGGTTGAAGGCCATAACAGAAGCACTTTCAAATATGAAAGTATTGAAATTGTATTCCTGGGAGACAAATTTTAAGACTCTGATAGAAGGTTTACGAACCGAAGAGTTAAAATTGGTATATCAAGTGTTGTCACAGAAGGGATATAATATGGCTCTATTCTGGGCATCTCCTCTTTTCGTATCGGCAGTTACTTTTTGGACATGCTACTTCCTTGGATTTACACTCTCTCCTAGTAATGTTTTCACGTTTTTAGCAACTTTACGCCTTGTTCAGGAGCCCATTAGGTTGACTGCGGATGTTTTTGGAGCATTTATTGAAGCAAAGGTTTCATTTTATCGGATTGAGAAGTTTCTCGATGCACAAGAGTTGGAGAATAGGCATACAAGGAAAGAGAGCTGTGCCACAGATGTTGAGCAGTCCATTTTATGTATAAGTTCTGAAATTTCATGGGACACTAATCCTTCAAAGGCTACATTAAGGAACATAAATTTGGTGGTGAAGCCAGGAGAGAAGGTAGCAATTTGTGGAGAGGTTGCCTCCGGTAAATCCACCCTTTTAGCTGCGATTCTCGGAGAAGTTCCATGCATAAATGGCATT GTTCAAGTATATGGGAAGATAGCGTACGCTGCTCAGTCTGCGTGGATCCAAACTGGAACTATACAAGAAAATATTTTGTTTGGTTCTGCCATGGATAATGTTAGATACCAAGAAACACTTAGCAAGTGTTCTTTAGTGAAGGACCTTGAGATGCTTCCATTCCGCGATCTCACTCAGATTGGAGAAAGAGGTGTCAATCTGAGTGGTGGGCAGAAGCAGCGCATTCAACTTGCGCGTGCACTGTATCAAAATGCTGATGTCTATCTCTTGGATGACCCTTTCAGCGCGGTTGATGCCCATATGGCAACAAACCTATTCAAT GAATATGTCATGGGAGCTCTGTCAGGGAAGACGGTTTTACTTGTGACACATCAAGTAGACTTACTTCCAGCTTTTAATTCTATTTTG TTGATGTCTTCGGGGAAAATCTTGAGAGCAGCACCATACAAAGAGTTGCTGTCTTCTTGTGAAGAGTTCCAAGATCTTGTCCGTGCACACCATGACACTGCCGGTTGCGAGAGGCAAGTGGAGAATGCTTCTAATAGACAATATAAATCGTCAACGGTGGAGATTGAGGAGGTTAAAACTGAAGTACAGCAAAAGGAATCTTTAGGAGATCAATTAATTAAGAAAGAAGAGATAGAGACCGGGGACACTGGTTTCAAGCCATACATTCAGTACTTGAAACAGCGCAAGGGATTTTTGTATTTCTCCTCATCAATCTTTTTTCATTTGATATTCATAGTTGGGCAATTAATTCAATCCTATTGGTTGGCTTCCAAGCTACAGGATTATAGCGTATCAAGGGTCAAACTGTTCGTTGTGTATACAATGATCATGTTCATCATGTCATTCGGTGTGCTTCTTCGATTCTTCTGTTTAGTTGAATTAGGATGTGGAGCATCAACATCCATTTTCGACACACTACTCAACTCTCTTTTCCGAGCACCAATGCTGTTCTATGACTCAACACCAGTGGGAAGGATACTTAGTCGG GTCTCTAATGATATGAACATCGTCGACCTTGAAGTAGCTTTCAAGTTGGGAATTTCTGTTGGTTCAACTTTGATGACATACAGCATATATAcagttttggttttgattacTTGGCCAATCGTGTTTCTGATAATACCGACGATTTATGTCACTCTACTACTTCAG AAATACCACTTTGCTTCTGCAAAAGAATTAATGCGAATGAATGGCACGACTAAGTCTGCGCTTGCAAGCCACCTTGCCGAATCTATTGCTGGATCCTTGACAATCAGAGCTTTTGGAGAGGAGGATCGGTTCTTCTcgaaaaacttggaatttattGATGCAAACGCAAGCGCTGACTTCAATAGGTTTTCAGCGAATGAGTGGTTGATTGAACGTCTTGAATTGCTGTGTGTAATTATTCTTTCAGCCTCAGCACTTGCAATCACTTTGATCCAATTTGACGCATCTTCCTCTG GTTTTATTGGGATGGCACTCTCGTTTGGTCTGTCCTTAAATGTATACGTTGTAGTTTCGGTTCAATTCCAATGCATGCTAGAGAATTCAATGATATCTGTAGAAAGGGTAGAGCAATACATGCATATTCCCAGTGAAGCTCCAGAAGTAATCGAAGAAAACCGACCTGTGCACAGTTGGCCAACTGTTGGTAAAGTGGAAATACATGATTTAAAG GTAAGATATAGGCCAAATGCTCCGCTAGTTCTTCGTGGGATAAACTGTATAATTGAAGGAGGATACAAAATTGGGATCGTTGGCCGGACTGGAAGTGGGAAGACTACTCTTATCAGCGTTCTGTTTCGTCTGGTAGAGCCTACAGAGGGAAGGGTCATTGTCGATGACTATGACATTTGCAAAGTCGGGCTTCATGATTTAAGATCGCGTTTTGGGATCATACCACAAGATCCAACACTGTTCAGTGGATCTGTGAGATACAATCTTGACCCCTTATCAAAACATACGGATCATGAAATATGGGAG GTTTTGGAGAAATGTCAGTTACGAGAGGCCATCCAAGAAAAAGAGGAGGGCCTGGATTCATTAG TTGTACAAGATGGAACAAACTGGAGCATGGGACAGCGTCAGCTATTCTGTTTGGGACGCGCTTTGTTGAAGAGGAGCCGAATACTAGTCCTCGATGAAGCCACTGCATCAATGGACAATGCAACAGACTCTATCTTACAGAAAACTATAAGAACAGGATTTGCGGATTGCACTGTAATAACAGTGGCTCATAGGATACCGACTGTGATGGACTGCACTAAAGTGCTTGCTATTAGTGATG GGAGATTAGTAGAGTATGATGAGCCAATGAAGCTGATGAAGAATGAGGGCTCATTATTTGGGCAGCTAGTCAAGGAATATTGGTCTCGCGTTGCCAATGCTGCCATACACTCAGACGACTGA
- the LOC103431057 gene encoding ABC transporter C family member 10-like — translation MEDGFWTSLICSSFNCSTEAGNDCSSSFSAINNPDSCINNILVIAADILLLFILLCMFICKISSKKVIAPSQSRAFSPVSIISAAFNAALALAYFGFGIWTIFEKVNAEQTVFPLHGCLVLLFQGFTWLLLAFTISLSNPQPQHIVIAKSCSILAFLTAVFLCSSSIGKAIVDEEVSVKTVLNKLYVPGSILLLFSAFQGSDCSKGNSEIHDDAFYTPLQGAESNIIGEISSNDNLTPFAKAGLFSSMSFCWLNPLMTKGKQKILENEDIPQLREGDQARTWYLIFMEQMNKRKEGDLSVQSSILPIIFHCQRKAILISGLFALIKTLTTTTSPLFLIAFIKIIEGNAAFKYEGYALTLGLFVAKIVESLSERQWFFKTRLIGLQVRSLVSAAVYQKQLRLSNSAKLTHSPGEIVNYVTVDAYKIGEFPYWFHQIWTTSLQICLSLLIVYFSVGLATAAALIVLILTVLASSPLAKLQHEYQTELMTVQNRRLKAITEALSNMKILKLYSWETNFKNVIEGLRTEELKLIYKVLWQKGYHIALFWASPLLVAAVTFWTCYYLGITLSLGKVFTFLATLRLVQEPIRLIANVFGAFIEAKVSFSRIVKFLDAPELENRTTRKKSCGTDVEHSVFFRSSEISWDSSSSTNVTLKSINLVVKAGEKVAICGEVGSGKSTLLAAILGEVPHINGIVQVYGKIAYVSQSAWIQTGTIKENILFGSSMDCARYQQTLEKCSLVKDLEMLPFRDLTQIGERGVNLSGGQKQRIQLARALYQNADVYLLDDPFSAVDAHTATSLFNEYVMGALSGKTVLLVTHQVDFLPAFNSILLMSSGKILRAAPYEELMSSCQEFQDLVHAHHGTSGCGRRVGYTSTGKHKSSSEEIEKVKNEEQKKEFSGDQLIKQEERETGDTGFKPYIQYLKQRKGFLYFSSSIFFHLIFIVGQLIQSYWLASKLQDYSVSRVKLFTVYTITMCIMSFALLLRFFGLVGLGCGASKSIFHTLLNSLFRAPMLFYDSTPVGRIISRVSNDMNVIDLELAFKLGISVGSTLTAYSIYIVMVSITWPIVFLIIPTIYVTLLLQKYNFASAKELMRMNGTTKSALASHLAESIAGALTIRAFGEEDRFFSKNLEFIDLNASANFNSFSANEWLIQRLEILCAIVLSASAFAITLIQFDASSSGFIGMALSFGLSLNVFIVFSVQVQCMLENAMISVERVEQYMSIPSEAPEIIEENRPANNWPTVGKVEIHDLKVRYRPNAPLVLRGINCVIEGGDKIGIVGRTGGGKTTLISVLFRLVEPTEGKVIVDNYDICKIGLHDLRLRFGIIPQDPTLFSGSVRFNLDPLSKHTDHEIWEVLENCQLRKAIEEKEEGLDSLIVQDGTNWSMGQRQLFCLGRALLKRSRILVLDEATASMDNTTDSILQKTIRTEFADCTVITVAHRIPTVMDCTKVLAISDGRLVEYDEPLNLMKHEGSLFGQLVKEYWSRAANSSIVSDNC, via the exons ATGGAAGATGGTTTCTGGACCTCATTGATCTGCAGTAGTTTCAACTGTTCAACTGAGGCTGGAAATGACTGCAGTTCTAGCTTTTCAGCCATTAACAATCCAGATTCATGTATCAACAATATTTTGGTCATTGCAGCTGATATTTTGCTTCTGTTCATCTTGTTATGTATGTTCATATGCAAAATATCGTCAAAGAAGGTTATAGCGCCATCTCAGTCTCGAGCCTTCTCTCCAGTGTCCATAATCTCGGCTGCCTTTAATGCTGCTTTGGCTTTGGCCTACTTTGGTTTTGGGATCTGGACAATCTTCGAGAAAGTAAATGCAGAACAGACTGTTTTTCCCCTCCATGGATGCCTAGTTTTGCTGTTTCAAGGGTTCACATGGTTGCTTCTGGCTTTTACCATAAGCCTAAGCAACCCACAACCCCAACATATTGTGATAGCGAAGTCTTGTTCGATACTGGCCTTCTTAACTGCAGTTTTTCTTTGCAGTTCATCAATTGGAAAAGCTATTGTTGATGAGGAAGTATCGGTAAAGACTGTTTTAAACAAGCTTTATGTCCCTGGATCAATTCTTTTGCTATTTAGTGCTTTTCAGGGAAGCGATTGTTCGAAAGGCAATTCAGAAATCCACGATGATGCCTTCTACACACCTTTGCAAGGTGCAGAATCCAATATCATTGGTGAAATCAGTTCAAATGACAATTTGACTCCTTTCGCAAAAGCGGGGTTATTTAGCTCAATGTCATTTTGTTGGTTAAATCCATTAATGACGAAAGGTAAGCAAAAGATTCTGGAGAATGAAGATATTCCACAACTGCGAGAGGGTGATCAAGCACGAACGTGGTACTTAATATTTATGGAGCAAATGAAcaaaaggaaggaaggagatcTGTCTGTTCAATCGTCTATCTTGCCCATTATTTTTCATTGCCAGAGGAAAGCTATTTTGATTTCGGGATTATTCGCGTTGATCAAGACTCTCACCACGACAACTAGTCCACTGTTTCTCATAGCCTTTATTAAGATTATTGAAGGCAATGCAGCTTTTAAGTATGAAGGTTATGCACTGACACTTGGTCTCTTCGTTGCGAAAATTGTGGAGTCACTGTCGGAGAGGCAATGGTTCTTTAAAACTAGATTGATAGGGCTCCAAGTGAGATCATTGGTATCAGCAGCAGTATATCAGAAGCAACTGCGACTCTCAAATTCTGCTAAGCTGACTCATTCTCCTGGTGAGATAGTGAATTATGTAACGGTGGATGCTTACAAAATTGGGGAGTTTCCATACTGGTTTCATCAGATATGGACCACAAGCCTTCAGATTTGCCTATCATTACTTATTGTTTACTTCTCTGTGGGGCTGGCGACTGCTGCAGCTCTAATTGTACTCATATTAACTGTGCTGGCAAGCTCGCCATTGGCGAAGTTGCAGCATGAGTATCAAACAGAGCTCATGACAGTGCAAAACAGGAGGCTGAAGGCCATTACGGAAGCACTTTCAAATATGAAGATTTTGAAGTTATATTCATGGGAGACAAATTTTAAGAATGTCATAGAAGGTTTACGAACGGAAGAACTAAAATTGATATATAAAGTGTTGTGGCAAAAGGGATATCATATAGCTCTATTTTGGGCATCTCCACTTTTGGTAGCAGCGGTTACATTTTGGACATGCTACTACCTTGGGATTACACTATCTCTTGGTAAGGTGTTCACATTTCTAGCAACTTTACGCCTTGTTCAGGAGCCAATTAGGTTGATTGCAAATGTTTTCGGGGCATTTATTGAAGCAAAGGTTTCATTTTCTCGGATTGTGAAGTTTCTTGATGCACCAGAGTTGGAGAATAGAACTACAAGGAAAAAGAGCTGCGGTACAGATGTTGAGCATTCTGTTTTCTTTAGATCTTCTGAAATTTCATGGGATTCTAGTAGTTCTACAAACGTTACATTAAAAAGCATCAATTTGGTGGTGAAAGCGGGAGAAAAAGTAGCAATTTGTGGAGAGGTTGGCTCAGGTAAATCAACCCTTTTAGCTGcaattcttggagaagttccaCATATCAACGGCATT GTTCAAGTATACGGGAAGATAGCGTATGTTTCTCAGTCTGCATGGATCCAAACAGGAACTATAAAAGAAAATATTCTGTTTGGGTCTTCCATGGATTGCGCTAGATACCAACAAACGCTTGAGAAGTGTTCCCTTGTGAAGGACCTTGAAATGCTTCCATTCCGTGATCTAACTCAGATAGGAGAAAGAGGTGTCAATCTAAGTGGAGGGCAGAAGCAGCGTATTCAACTTGCACGGGCACTCTATCAAAATGCTGATGTCTACCTCTTGGATGACCCTTTCAGTGCAGTTGATGCCCATACGGCGACAAGCCTTTTCAAT GAATATGTAATGGGAGCTCTGTCAGGGAAGACGGTTTTACTTGTGACGCACCAAGTAGACTTCCTTCCAGCTTTTAATTCGATTTTG TTGATGTCTTCGGGGAAAATTCTGAGAGCAGCTCCTTATGAAGAGTTGATGTCTTCTTGCCAAGAGTTCCAAGACCTTGTCCATGCACATCATGGCACTTCTGGTTGCGGGAGGCGAGTGGGATACACTTCTACTGGAAAACATAAATCATCCTCGGAGGAGATTGAGAAAGTTAAAAATGAGGAACAGAAAAAAGAATTTTCCGGTGATCAATTGATTAAGCAAGAAGAGAGGGAAACAGGAGACACCGGTTTCAAGCCATACATTCAGTATTTGAAACAACGCAAGGGATTTTTGTACTTCTCATCTTCAATCTTTTTTCATTTGATATTCATAGTTGGGCAACTAATCCAATCATATTGGTTGGCTTCCAAGCTTCAGGATTATAGCGTATCGAGAGTCAAACTCTTCACTGTTTATACAATAACCATGTGCATCATGTCATTTGCTTTGCTTCTTCGGTTCTTCGGTTTAGTTGGATTAGGATGTGGAGCATCAAAATCCATTTTCCACACACTACTCAACTCGCTTTTCCGAGCACCAATGCTCTTTTATGACTCGACACCAGTGGGAAGGATAATTAGTCGG GTCTCTAATGATATGAACGTCATCGACCTTGAATTAGCTTTCAAGTTGGGAATTTCTGTTGGTTCAACTTTGACTGCATACAGCATATATATAGTTATGGTTTCGATTACTTGGCCAATCGTGTTTCTGATTATACCCACGATTTATGTCACTCTACTACTTCAG AAATACAACTTTGCTTCTGCAAAAGAGTTGATGCGAATGAATGGCACGACTAAGTCTGCACTTGCAAGCCACCTTGCTGAATCTATTGCTGGAGCCTTGACAATCCGAGCTTTTGGAGAGGAGGATCGATTCTTCtcaaaaaacttggaatttatcGATCTAAATGCTAGTGCCAACTTCAATAGCTTTTCAGCAAATGAGTGGTTGATCCAACGTCTTGAAATACTTTGTGCAATTGTTCTCTCAGCCTCGGCATTTGCCATTACTTTGATTCAGTTTGATGCTTCTTCTTCTG GTTTTATTGGGATGGCACTGTCATTTGGTCTGTCATTAAATGTATTCATCGTATTTTCGGTCCAAGTTCAATGCATGCTAGAGAACGCAATGATTTCGGTAGAAAGGGTAGAGCAATACATGAGTATTCCCAGTGAGGCTCCAGAAATAATCGAAGAAAACCGACCTGCGAACAATTGGCCAACTGTTGGTAAGGTGGAAATACATGATTTAAAG GTAAGATATAGGCCAAATGCTCCGCTAGTTCTTCGTGGGATAAACTGCGTGATTGAAGGAGGGGACAAAATTGGGATTGTTGGCCGGACTGGAGGCGGAAAGACAACTCTTATAAGCGTTTTGTTTCGTCTGGTAGAACCTACAGAAGGAAAGGTCATTGTGGATAACTATGACATTTGTAAAATTGGCCTTCATGATCTAAGATTACGTTTTGGGATCATACCACAAGATCCAACATTGTTTAGTGGATCTGTGAGATTCAATCTAGACCCGTTATCGAAGCATACTGATCACGAAATATGGGAG GTTCTTGAGAACTGTCAGTTACGCAAGGccattgaagaaaaagaagagggccTGGATTCTTTAA TTGTACAAGATGGAACAAACTGGAGCATGGGACAGCGACAACTATTTTGTTTGGGTCGCGCTTTGTTGAAGAGGAGCCGGATACTAGTCCTCGATGAAGCTACTGCATCAATGGACAATACAACAGACTCTATTCTGCAGAAGACTATAAGAACAGAATTCGCAGACTGCACTGTGATAACCGTGGCTCATAGGATACCTACTGTGATGGACTGTACTAAAGTTCTTGCTATTAGTGACG GGAGATTAGTAGAGTATGATGAGCCACTGAACCTGATGAAACATGAGGGCTCACTATTTGGGCAGCTTGTCAAGGAATACTGGTCTCGCGCAGCGAATTCCAGCATTGTCTCAGACAATTGCTAG